The genomic stretch TGGTCCTCCAAGCGCCGTCCCCGAAAGCGCGGACATTCACTTCACGGCTTCGCACCCTGTCCGCCTCCAGGTAGGGCGCGTTGTCCCAACGCGCAGCCTCCTCCTCATCGCGGCCCCGCCGCCACTTCTCCTCAAAGGCGCAAGACCCCAGTCTTGCGCCTTTTCCATGGTAGGGACGCGCTGCGCCGCGTCCCACTTCCACCGCCATGGTAGCGCACGTTGCCCCCAACAGCGCCTTCCCCGAAAGAAGCGCGAACACTCCAGTCTCCCCGGTAGGGCGCCTTGTCCCAACGCGAGCCAATTCCTAAATCGCCCCGCCCACGCCTTTGAACTTTTCGACAAAAGCGGCGATTTTTTGGAAAACACTTTGCTTGATAGTGAGATACTTGGGATTCAGCGGACTCATCTTGGGCAGGATGCTGTTGAGTTCGGTGCCGTTCTCGCTTGCGTATTCCCGCTTCAGCGAGGTGAGGAGATAGCGCTTGGCTGCCTCTTCATTGAGGCTATCTGCTTGGATAAGCGCCTCCGCTTCGCGCTTCTGCTCGGTTTGGGCGTAGGCAAAGAATGCTTCGATGATGCCCGCCTTGTCTCGGAACTGATCGAGATCGGCCTGACTGATAAAATCGACCACCAGACTTTCTTTGGCGCGGTTCCCGATGCTCGCGCGGATCACTCGACGAACGTCTTCGATCAATGCACCTTTGTCGTTGAGCTTCTGGTTCTTTTCAAAGATCAGTTCGAGGATGTAATCCAGATTGATCTCCTGCGATTTGAGCAGGTCGATCTCAAAGACCACGTCATCCCAATCCACCGTACTTTTCTCTTTCTCTTTGCCGTCTTTCTCACGACGCAACCAGTCGCGGACGTCGTTGTAGGTAGAGCGGTAGTCTTGAATCTTGCGCTCTGGCAGAACCTCCGAGGCGTTGAGTTTTTCCAGGTCCTCGTCGGTCAGGTAACGCTGTTCTTTGAAGGCTTCAACCGCCGCTTCATCCTGCGGATCAATCTGCTGCCAGGCTTTCAGATTGACGAATTCATCGAAGTTCTGGAGAGCGTTTTCGATCTTCAGATATTCCCCGAAGAGTTTGGTGAAGGCCTTTTTGTCAGTTTCTTTCTCGATCGCAGCAGGGTCTGGGAAACGTTCTTTCAACTCCGCGACCACCTCGACGAAACCACGCCGAGCCTCCCCCAGCCAAGGCCCCCAACTTTTTTCCCGACTTAGCCCAAGTCGGGGGTGTACTCCCTTGCGCCCCTGAGGCACGCACCGGAAATTGTCCCGATCCCTGTGCCCCCGAGCCCCGATGAAAGCCCGCTCCCCTGCCCGGCCCCGATTCATCCACCCACGCCGTCTCCCCAATCCGGGAATCCCCGAACGGCCAAAGTCCACGGCCTCTTTTCAAAGCGCCCCACCCCGCCCGCATCCATTTCAGCTTTCCACTTTCAGCTTTCCCCTTTTCCCCACCGCCTCCCCATTTCCCCAAACCATCCCCATCCTTTCCCCATCGCAAAGCATTGAGGATGAGAGCCTTAGCCCACCCAATCCCCAAATGGGGAAAATTTCGCAAATCTCCCCATCCCCCCGTAGCTGCGCCCGCCAGGGCGTGGCCTCCCTGTGGAGCGCACGCGTCTCGCGTGTTGTTTCCTGCGTCCTCGCGGGAAACCGTTCTTAAAGCTCGAAACCCCTGACCATCCACCCACCACGCACATGGGACGCAAGCAACCACACCTCCCCCAAACAAAAAACCCCGGACCTCACGGACCGGGGCCTTTCGGAATCAGTCGGACGCGACGCAGCGCGTCCCTACCATGTTAGACCAGCATCAGAGCCGGGCTTTCGATGAACTTGCGCATCTCCGCCAGGAAGGTGGCGGCGACGGCGCCGTCCACCACACGGTGGTCGCCGCTGAGGCCGACCCACATGCGCTGGCCGACGACGATCTGGCCCTTGTCATTGACGACCGGGGCATTGCGGATGCTGCCGATGGCCACGATGGCCGCTTGGGGCGGGTTGATGATGGCGGAGAACTGGTCGATGCCATAGGCACCGAGGTTCGAAACAGTGATGGTGCCGCCGGCGAAGTCATCGGGGCTCAGCTTCTTGTTCTTGGCCTTGCCAGCCAGATCCTTCACACCCTGGCTAATTTCCAGCAGGGTCTTTTTCTCGGCCTGCTTGATGACCGGAGTCACCAGACCGTCCTCAATCGCGATGGCCACACTTAGGCCCACGGACTTGAACTTCACAATCGCGTCGCCATCCCAGGCGGCGTTGATCGCAGGCTGGGCCTGGGCGGCGCGGATGACGGACTTCAGGATGAAATCATTCACCGTGTACTTGTTGCCGCCGGTCTTCTCATTCGTCGCATTCAGGTGCGCGCGGAATTCCATCAGCGGGCCCGCATCCACTTCCATCTGCAGATAGAAGTGCGGGATCTGGGTCTTCGAGGCCAGCAGGCGCTCGGCAATGATGTTGCGCATCGTGCTGGTCGGCACGCGCTCATCTTCCGCACCGTAGGTCGGGCGAATGGTCGGGGCAGCCGCCACGCGGGAACCGCCGGAAGCACCACCCACAGGAGCGTTTTCCACATCGGCACGGACGATGCGTCCGCCAGGGCCGGTGCCCTCAATGCCGGAAAGGTCCACGCCTTTTTCTTCAGCGAGCTTGCGGGCCAGCGGGGAGGCTTTGACACGGGCATTGTTAGACACGGCGCGGCGGTTCGGCTGGGGAGCCGTCGGCAGGCGGGGGCCAGGGGCCGAAACCACCTTCTTCGCGCTGCTGCCAGCCGCAGGTTTTTCCGCCTTCGGCGCCGGGGCCGCAGCGGCCTTGGCCTGGGCGATGATTTCATCCAGATTGGCCGGGGCCTCCTCGCCTTCTTCCAGCACGATGGCCAGCGGGGCGTTCAACGGGGCCTTTTCACCGGCCTGGACGATGATCTTGTGAATCGTGCCCTCAAAAAAGCAGGGCATCTCCATCGTCGCCTTGTCCGTCTCCACATCGGCGATGGCCTGGCCGGTCGTGACTTTGTCGCCTTCCTTGATGCTCCATTTGGCGAGGGTCCCCTCGGTCATGGTGTCACTCAGTTTGGGCATTTCGATGATTTTGGGCATGGCAGGAAAAAAGCGTTGGAAAAGATGAAACGGCGGGGGCGGGCGGGGATCAGCAGATGGACAGGGCTTTGGCGACCACCACTTCTGCCGTCGGCAGTTGCAGGGCCTCCAGCGGCGGGCTGTAGATGGCTGGAGAATCCAGGCTGTTCACACGCAGGACAGGGGCATCCAGTTCATCAAAAAGCTGGGCCTGGATGGTGTAGGCGATCTGGGCACCCACGCCGCAGAAGGGCTTGCCCTCCTCCACGTAGATGGCGCGGTGGGTCTTGGCCACGGAGTTCAAAATGGTCTCCTCATCCAGTGGGCGGATGGTGCGCACGTCCACCACCTCGGCGCTGATGCCGTGCTCCTCTTCCAGGATGCGGGCGGCCTCCAGGCAGGTGATGACCGCGCGGCCATGGGCGATGAGGGAGATGTCCGTGCCCTCGCGCTTCACATCCGCCGTGCCCAGCGGGATGAAAAGCTCGCCACCGGGCAGCTCGTCATTGGCAGGCACATCCCACTCCTCGCCGTAAAGCTTCGTGCTCTCCATGAACATGACGGGGTCATTGTCACGGATAGCGGCCTTCAGCAGGCCCTTGGCATCGTAGGCATTGCTAGGCACCACGCACTTCATGCCGGGGAAGTTCGCCATGATGTTTTCCGGCGTGTGGCTGTGGGTCGCCCCCACGCTGGTGCCGCCGTTGGCCGGGCCGCGGATGACGATCGGGCAGTTGATCTGGCCGCCGGACATGTAACGGACCATGGCGGCGTTGTTGACGATCTGGTCCCAGGCCACCGTATAAAAGCTCCAGAACATCAGCTCCATCACCGGCCGCACGCCCAGCATGGAAGCACCGACGCCCATGCCGATGAACCCAGCCTCGCTGATGGGGGTGTCCACCAGGCGTTTGTCGCCCCACTTGTCCCACAGGCCCTGGGTCACTTTGTAGGCCCCGTTGTATTGGGCCACTTCTTCTCCCATGACGACGACCATGGGATCGCGGGCGATCTCTTCGTCCAGGGCTTCACGGATGGCGTCGCGGTAGGTGATTCGGCGGGGCATTGGGTCTTGAGGGGAGAAAATGGGAAGCCAAGTAGTTCGGCGGCAGAGAGCCAGAGTCAAGAGCAGGAAAATGCCCAAACAGCAACGAATCGCCGCCGCAGCCGGGTGCAAAAGCCGCTTTGCTTTGGCATTGCATCAATCAGGCGGCCAACGCAACATCCGGCTCATGAATTTCCCCCAAAAATTCCTCTCCCTCTTTTTTCTCAGCGTCCTCACCGCCTCCGCAGCAGAACCTAGCGGCCAATGGGTGCCCCCGGCGACCGACGGCACCTCCTGGAAACACCAGCCCACCCAGCTCTCCTTCCCCACCTTTCTGGGCGACTACCGTTTCGCTGGCCACTTTGACTATAAGGACGGCGGCGTGCTGCTGCGTTATGAAAACCCGCAGGAGCAGGGCCGGATGGACGTCTTCCTCTTCAAATCCGAGGTCCCGCTGCCGACCACCGAGGACAAGCACCGCCGCATTCTGGCCGAAATGAGCACCGTCTCCCGGGACATGGAGTCCATGGTCAAGCAAGGTCGTTACAAGAACCTCACCATCGGCGACCCGATCGGCGGAGAGCTGGAGCTTTGGCAAAAGCAGTCCCTGCCCATCGCCACCAGCATCATCACCGCCACCCGCATCGGCACCACCGAAGCAGGCACAGAGGAAGCCGTCGTCCGCCAGTGGCTGGGCATCACCATCCTGGACGACTACCTCATCACCCTGAGGCACATGCGCCCCGCCAGCACTGGAGACGCGGGCGAAGAGGCCATGAAACGGCTGATCGGCCTCATTTTCCAGGTCATCAAGGATCCCTCCCTGCGTGTGCACATCCGCCAGTTGGTCGAGGATTACATGGCCGATCCGTTCTCTGCAAAAGGCGGAGAGGCGGCCGGAGCCGTGCTGGCCTACCTGAAGCAGACCCCCTATTTCCCCATCAACATTCCCGAAGATCCCATCGCCAGCTGGATGGAGCATTGCAAGACCGTCGCCCCAGGCACGGAGGACCACCTGCTGCGGGCCTTCATGCTGGGCAGCGCCAAGGCCGCCTTTGCCGATGGGGATGCCCGCACCTGTTTCAAGGAGGGCGCACGCCAGTTTGCCGTGATTTATCGCAAGCTGGTGGCCGAACACCCGCAGATCACCCGGCCGGAGATGGAGGTGTTTGTCACCCGTGCCGAAAAAGGCGAAGGCGACCTCTGGCTGAAAGAACGCGGCCTGCTGAAGTAGTATTCTCCCACCGCCCCGTGCCCCCATTTTCCATGAAGCCCCTTCTCTTCGCCCTTGCTGGGTTCAGCCTCCTCCAGGCCCAGGCCGCCAGCCTGCAGGCCCCCATTGACCAAATCCGCGCCGTTGCCAAAGAAGGCGAGGGCAATGAAAAGGCCACCGCCGCCTGGAAACAGCTCACGCAGGCCGATCCAGCTACGCTGCCCGAAGTGCTGGCCGGCATGAACGGGGCCAATCCCTTAGCCGAAAACTGGCTGCGGGCCGCCATCGGCGTCATCGCAGATCAGGCCATCGAGGCGAAAAAACTGCCGGTGAAAGGTATCGAGGCATTTTTGCACAACACCAAAAACAGCCCGGCTGCGCGGGTCGTGGCCTTTGACCTGATCCAGCGGGCGGAACCTGAAATGGCCGAAAAGATCACCCCCAGCCTGCTGGAAGATCCCAGCAGCGAACTGCGCCGCCACCCGGTGGCCCGTCTACTGGATGCCGGGGATGAGGCCCTGGCCCAGGACAAGAAGGAGGCCGCCATCGCCGCCTACCAGCAGGCGATGAATAGCGCCCGCGACGAAGACCAGATCAAGATCTTGGCCAAGAAACTGAAGGACCTGGAGAAACCGGTGGATCTGCCGAAACACTTTGGTTTCGTCATGAACTGGAAGCTCATCGCGCCCTTCACCAATGTGGAGCGCAAGGGCTTTGATACCGAGTTCCCGCCGGAGAAGGAGATCAAGCTAGATGCAATCTACCCCGGCAAAAATGCCGATGCCAAGTGGACCGACTTCACCAGCAAGGATGAGTATGGGATGATTGATTTTAACAAGCCCTTCACCCTGCTGAAGGAAGTGACGGGTTACGCCTACGCGGAGTTTGATTCCACCGAGGAGCGCGACGCGCAGATCCGTCTGGGTTGCAAGAACGGCTGGAAAGTCTGGGTCAATGGCGAGCTTCTGTTTGCCCGCGATGAGTACCATCGGGGTGCCAAGCTGGATCAGTACAAACTTCCCGTTAGGCTGAAAAAAGGCAAAAACGCCATCCTTGTGAAGTGCTGCCAGAATGAACAGACCGAGCAGTGGACCGTCGAGTGGCAGTTCCAGCTCCGCGTGTGCGATGCCACTGGAACGGCGATTGCTTCGGCCAAATAAACTTCATTCTCGCGCCCAGTTCATCAAATCTCACCTTCACCCTTATTTGCCCACCATGACTCTCCGCCACCTTCTTCTCCCTTTCGTTGCCATCAGCCTCCTTTCGACCGCCCAGGCGGAGGATTTCACCCCGGAGCCGGGCTTCATCAGCCTCTTCAATGGCAAGGACCTCAGCGGCTGGTGCTTCCGTGAAAAGACCAAGAAGGACAACCCGAATCCAGGGGCGATTTTGGCCAAGTTTGATGGGCAGACCGAGGCCAAGGATGCAGGACGTTACTTCGCCAAGGATGGCATCTTGACGGTGAGCTTTCCCACCGAGGCGGACAAACTCACCGGGCAGTTTTACACCGTCCAGGAGTTCCCGAAAAACTTCATCTTGAAGATGCAATTCCGCGCCTCGGTGAATGCGGACAGCGGTATCTTCATCCGCAAGCCCCAGCTTCAGTGCCGTGACTATCTGGTCGCCGGACCTGACGCCTACAAGACCCTGAAAAACTACAAGGCGCAGGATTGGAACCAGATAGAAGTCACCGTGAAGGACGGAGTCGCCCTCTGCACCTGCAATGGCGAAGTCCTGGAAGCTGCCCTCGCACTCCCCGCCACCGGCCCCATCGGTGTGGAAGGGGATCGTGGTCAGATGGAATACCGCCACATCCAGATCAAGGAACTGCCTTAACTTTTTGCCCCATTGCCTGTCATGTCTCGCCGACTCCTCTTCCCTGCCCTGCTGCTTTCTGCCCTCGGTACGCTTTCCTTTGCCACAGCGGCTGATTGGCCGCAGTTCCGGGGGCCAAATGCATCCGCCGTTTCCACCGAAGCCGCCCCCGGGCCGAAGGTCTCGGTGAACTGGAGTGTGGACCTGCCGGGCCGTGGGCTGAGCAGCCCGATCATCATCGGCGACAAACTCTTCCTTACCTGCGCCAGCGGCCCAGACCAGGCCAATCTGCACGTCTTTTGCTTCAGCACAGCCGATGGCAAAAAGCTGTGGGAGCGTGTGATGAAGTCCACGGGCCGAACCATGACGCATAACAAGACCAGCGTGGCCGCCGCGACGATGTGCAGCGATGGCGAGCGCGTCTTTGCTCTCTATTCGACGAACGATCTCTTCGCCTTTGACCTCACTGGGAATCTCCTGTGGCTGCGTGGCCTCACCTATGATTACGCCAATGCCAGTAACAGCCTTGGCATGTCCTCCTCCCCCGTGGTGTTGGGTGACACTCTGGTCGTGCAGAGCGAAAACGACAGTGAGTCCATCGCTGTCGGCATTGATGTGGCTACGGGCAAAAACCGCTGGAAAAAGGAGCGTCCGAAGGCCGCTAACTGGACCAGTGCTGTCATCTACCAAGATGTCGTCGCCCTCCAGTCCAGCAAGGGGCTCACGGGTATCAACCCACGCACGGGCGATGTGGTGTGGGATTACACCGATGGAGCCTCCACCATCCCGAGTTCTGCCGTCACCCAGACCGCTATTTACATTCCCTCCAACGGCGTCACGGCTGTGGTGCCTGAGAAAGGGGCCGCATCTCAGCTTTGGCGTGCGGCTGGACTGAAACCGGGCACAGGTAGCCCTCTGGTCATCGGTGATTCCATTTACGTGCTCAATGGCACGGGCGTCCTCATCAAGGCCAGTACGGCCAATGGTGACGAAGCCTGGAAACTCCGTCTCAAAGGCCCCTTCTCCGGCTCACCCGTGGCCGCAGGGAAATACATCTACATCGCCAGCGAACGCGGTGACTTTCAGGTCGTGGACACCACCTCCAAGGAAGGCGAGATCGTCCACACCGTGGAGCTTAAAGATACTATTTTGAGCACCCCGGCCATCAGTGATGGGGCTTTGTTCGTGCGCAATGACAAGAAGCTTTGGAAGTTGAAGTGAGGTAGGGAACGTTGTCCCAACGCTCCGGGGATTGGGGACGGAGGGACTTCGATGGGTGGAGCTGATGAGGTGGATCGCTCGGCCTTCGCTGCGGCTGGGGACCAGCCGCCCTACCAAGCCGATGCTCGCTCTCGGGGGTTGAGGTAGGGAGCGTTGTCCCAACGCGCCGGGGTTGGGGAGGCGGAGAGACTTCGATGGCTGGAGCTGGTGGGGCAGATCGTTCGGCCTTCGCTGCGGCTGGGGACCAGCCGCCCTACCAAGCCGATGCTCGCTCTCGGGGGTTGAGGTAGGGAGCGTTGTCCCAACGCGCCGGGGTTGGGGAGGCGGAGAGACTTCGATGGCTGGAGCNNNNNNNNNNNNNNNNNNNNNNNNNNNNNNNNNNNNNNNNNNNNNNNNNNNNNNNNNNNNNNNNNNNNNNNNNNNNNNNNNNNNNNNNNNNNNNNNNAGCTGGTGGGGCAGATCGTTCGGCCTTCACTGCGGCTGGGGACCAGCCGCCCTACCGATGGCCGCAATCGATCGTCATTTACCAGGGACCGATCACCAATCCCTGTGACGTCCAGTGCATTTGGTGCGGCCAGTCTTCGGGATTCGCGCACAGTTGTTGGCGAACTGGATTATTCCGAATGTAATGATGTTTGGCCTTTTCTTCCTGATCGTTGCGCAATCGATGATCAAAAAAGCCGTCCTGCCAGACGACCCCGAGTTGGCGGGCTGTGTAGCGTTTCCAACTTCTAAAAAGATCCGCCATCACGGCCCCTCGGGGAAAGCTCAAGATGACATGAAGATGGTCCGGCATCAGCAGGAGCAGTGTGATGTGCCACTTGTGCTGATCATCGTAAAAACGTGCCGATTCTAGCAGGGCGCTTGAAACAGTTGGTTGGGTCAGTTGCTCACGGCCGCGTTCCGCGCAGTTGACGGTGACGAAGAAAAAGGAACCGCCTTCGACCCAATGAGGCACATCGTGATGCAGTCGCTGGCGATTGGGCAAATCGTCGTTAGGCATGATTGGGTATTTTGAGTCAACAGGCAGATCAATCAAGGCGATTTGAAGTCTCAGGTAGGGAGCGTTGTCCCAACGCGCCGGGGTTTAGGGACGGAGGGACTTCGATGGGTGGATCTGGTGGGGCGGATCGTTTGGACTTCGCTGCGGCTGGGGACCAGCCGCCCTACCAAGTCGATGGAACCCTACCAGCCGACGGGCGCTTTCTTGGTCTGATCCAACGCGCCGTGGGTTGGGGGAAGGAGGGACTTTGGTGGCTGGATCTGACGGGGGGATCGCTCGGCCTTCGCTGCGGCTGGGGACCAGCCGCCCTACCAGCCGACGGGCGCTTTCGTGGTCTGAGGTAGGGGGCGTTGTCCCAACGCTCCGGGGTTGTCCGGGCGGGGCGGGTGGATTCCCTTCTTGCTTTTCCCGGAAATGGGCCTAAAACCCTCGCTCTCTATGGCATCAACCCCAGTCATCAACCTCCGCAAGGGGCACGCGGTTCGTTACAACAACGAAGTCTGCATCGTGTCCGATTTCGAACTCAAGACGCCGCCGCGCATGGCGTCCTACGTGCAGATGTCCGTCCGCACCCTCAGCACCGGCAAGGTGTACAACCTGCGCATGACCTCCAACGAGTCTCTCGAGGCCGTGAACCTGAACCGTGAGCCGCATGAGTACAGCTACAAGGACGGTGAAGACTACCACTTCATGCACCCTGAGACGTTTGAAGACGTGGTTCTGATGGAATCCCAGGTCAAAAACGCCAAGGACTACCTCATCGAAGGCCAGAAATACACCGTCCAGTTCGCTGACGACGTGGTGATCGGTATCGAACTGCCGCCTTCTGTCGTGATGACCGTCACCGAATCCCCTGAAGGGGTGAAGGGCGACTCCGCCAACAATGTGTACAAGGCTGCCAAGCTGGAAACCGGTCTGGTGGTCCAGGTGCCTCTCTTCATTGGTCCTGGCGACAAGATCAGCGTGAAGACGGAAGACAACAGCTACCTCGGTCGCTCGAACTAAGCCGGGTCTAACCAGCTTTAGTTTTCAATCTTTGAAGCCCCGGTGAATGCCGGGGCTTTTTTTTGGGGGGGAGGTGTAGCTGCTCGTGCCAGCGAGTGGTCAGGGCGAGGGTTGTTGAGCTTTCGAACTTTCCCAATCCCCACGTCCTGGCGGACGCGGCTACACGCCGTAGCTGCTAGCTCCAGCGAGTGGTCAGGGCGAGGGTTCTTGAGCTTTCGATGCTTCCCAATCCCCACGTCCTGGCGGACGCGGCTACACGCCGTAGCTGCTCGCGCCAGCGAGTGGTTCGGGCGAAGGTTCTTGAGCTTTCGAGGCTTCCCAATCCCCACGTCCTGGCGGACGCGGCTACACGCCGTAGCTGCTCGCGCCAGCGAGTGGTCAGGGCGAGGGTTGTTGAGCTTTCGAACTTTCCCAATCCCCACGTCCTGGCGGACGCAGCTACACGCCGTAGCTGCTCGCGCCAGCGAGTGGTCAGGGCGAGGGTTCTTGAGCTTTCGATGCTTTCCCAATCCCCACGTCCTGGCGGACGCTGCTACGCAGAAGGCGACGCCAAAGAAGCGAGGGCGAGGATGTTCATGACGGCTTTGGGCACGAAAGTATCTGGCTCGACATACTCGGGGAGCTTGCTGCCATCAGCAGTGCGTTCGGAGCAATGGGCGTTGCCGCCACTGGGGCCCATGGCATCGAGAGTCGGGGCGAGGGAGCAGAGGTAATTCGCGTCGCTGAGGCCGCCACGGGCCATGGGAAGGACGGGAAGGTTCAGCGCGGCTCCGGCCTGGGCCCAGGCTTCAAAAAGGCGATCAGTCTCCGCTCCACCCGGCCAGGCAGTTGTGCTGCCCAGACGCTCCACCACGATCTGTGCGCCGGCGGCGGTAGGTCCGGCCATGGCCTCCAGCGCGGTGGCGGCGCGTGCAAGAACCTGGGGATCAAAGGCGCGCATTTCCAGCTCGGCCACGGCCTCATGCGGCACGCGGTTGAGAACCGTACCTCCGTGAATATTGGCCACATTCACCGTTAGGCCATCGGCCGGGCTGCTCAAAGCGTGGACAAAGGGTAAGAGGGCGGCGAGTTCCACCACGGCATTGATACCGAGGGCATGATTGCTGCCAGCATGGGCGGCGCGACCCTGGCAGGTGATGCGGTATTCCAGCCGCCCTTTTCGTGCGGTGACGATATGATAGCCAGCCTCATCCCGTGGGCCGCCTTCAAAAACGAGAACCGCCCGGGCACCCTGCGGGCAGCGTTCCTGGGTGCGCTGGGCGAAGTCGGAACCAATGACTTCCTCGGCCGCGTTCGCGGCGATGAGCCAGTGCGTATTCTCAAAGAGATCCGGCAGCACGTCCTTCATCGTGCGCAGCAGCAGCCAGATGAGGGCGGTGCCGCCTTTGTTATCCACGCTGCCGGGGCCATAAATTCGGGAGTCCTCCTCCTGCCAGCGGAAGTTGTTTTGAACCTCCTCCTCCGGTGGAAAAACGGTGTCCAGGTGCGTGACCAGAACGATGGGCGGAGCACTGGCGGCCAAGCCCTGGCGGCGCAGCAGCAGATGCGGGCCATGAGCCGGATGGGAAGCGGGGACAAATTCTGAGGTGAAACCCAGTGTGTCAAAGCAGGCAGCGGTGAGCTGGCCGACGGCCTGAATGCCCGGAACATTCGTGGTGAAGCTGTTGATCTCCACCATGCGCCGCAGCCAATGCAGGGCCTCGGGCAGATGATGCTGGGCACGAGCCGTGAGGTCTTCGATCATGATGATGGAGCTTACGTTCGGGGGCGAGCACCGATGCCATTTTCCTGCGGCATGAGGAGGCGGCCTTCGGCATCAAAAGTGATGCCGAGATAATCGTCGTCTGCCAGATAAAGATGGCCATCGAGATCCACATAATCGGCCCAGGGAGCTAAGTGTGCGGCAGCGGTGGTGCCGAGGCTGCTTTCGATCATGCAGCCGAGGATGATGCCCAGGCCATGCTGGCGGGCGGAGGCGATCATTTCAATGCCACCGGCAAAAGAGCCGCACTTCAGCAGCTTCACATTCACGCCCTGCACCAGAGGAGCCAGATGATGAACATCGTCCGCATTCTGCGCACTTTCGTCGGCATAGAGCGGCAGGGATTCAGAAGGCAGTTTGGAGCGCAACTCGCTCCACGTTTCCACCCCGCCATGATGATGAATGGGCTGCTCCACCAGGGCGAGGTCATACCGCGCCAAGCGAGGGAGCATCTGCACCGTCTCGTCCACCGACCAACCGCCATTCACATCGGCGAACATCGTGGCCTGGGGAGCAGCGGCGCGGGCGGTGGCAACGATAGCCTCGTCATGGACCAAATCACCGCTGCCGAGCTTCAACTTCAGCACCCGAAACTGCCGGGCAGTCTGGCACACCTTTTCTGCAAAGGCCGAGAGGTCGGTGGGAATGCCCAGGGAACGGCAGGCGTGAATGTCCAGCCAAGGGCGGCCTGGCCCGAGAATCCGTTCCGCCCGATGCCAGAGTGGCTCAGGCTTTTGATCAGCCTGGAAAAGGTCCAGCGCCAGGCGTCCAGCGCGGGTGCCATCCCCCACTTGCGGCCCCTGCAGCCAGGCCAGCGTGTCCTCCGGGCTTTCGCCATAGTAGGGGACAAAGGGGGCCTCGCCCGTAGCCTGGCCACCAGTGATCCGCACCACCTGACGGGTGGAGGAGACCCCGTGAGCGATGCGGAAGGGCTCCGTGAGATGCAGGGTCTTCAGGACGGCTTCGGGCATGATTTCGCACTTTGGCGGAGGATTCTGCGGATTGAGAAGTGAAATCTGCAAATCCTGTGCCAATGGTGGCGATTCCAGCAGAATCGCCCATGCCCCGTCCCTACCCTTCCCGTTATCCATCGAATGCCCCGAAGCCACCGCCCCCTGGCAGTGAAACCTGGGTACGTCCGTGGGCGCAGATGAAGTACTACTCCTACCATCCGGCCATTTTTCCGAACATGGTGGGTGCCATCTCCAGCGATGCGGGAGCCGGCGACCTGGTGAATGTTTATGATAAAGAGGGGCAACCTTTTGGCGCCGGCTTTCTGAACCCGAAGGCACGTGTGCCGCTGCGGGTGATCCACCACGGCATCACTCCCTTTGGCGAGGCGGATCTGGATGCTCGCCTGGTGCAGGCGGTGCGGATGCGCAAGGAAATGCTGAAGCTGGATGCGACCACCAATGCCTACCGCGTGATCCACTCCGACGCCGATGGCCTCAGCGGACTCATTGTGGACCGTTACGACGACACGCTTTCCATCCTGATCACGACCCTGGGTGTGTGGCGGCGCATCCGCCGCTGGCTGCCTTTGTTGCACAAGGAGTTAGGCACCAGCTCCCACGTCATCCAGACGGATCCGGACATCTCCCTCATCGAAAGCATGCGCATCAGCGATGTGCCGGAGGTGGATGATCCCGCGCCGAAGACGGTGCGCATCCGTGAAAACGAC from Prosthecobacter algae encodes the following:
- the efp gene encoding elongation factor P, with protein sequence MASTPVINLRKGHAVRYNNEVCIVSDFELKTPPRMASYVQMSVRTLSTGKVYNLRMTSNESLEAVNLNREPHEYSYKDGEDYHFMHPETFEDVVLMESQVKNAKDYLIEGQKYTVQFADDVVIGIELPPSVVMTVTESPEGVKGDSANNVYKAAKLETGLVVQVPLFIGPGDKISVKTEDNSYLGRSN
- a CDS encoding pyruvate dehydrogenase complex dihydrolipoamide acetyltransferase encodes the protein MPKIIEMPKLSDTMTEGTLAKWSIKEGDKVTTGQAIADVETDKATMEMPCFFEGTIHKIIVQAGEKAPLNAPLAIVLEEGEEAPANLDEIIAQAKAAAAPAPKAEKPAAGSSAKKVVSAPGPRLPTAPQPNRRAVSNNARVKASPLARKLAEEKGVDLSGIEGTGPGGRIVRADVENAPVGGASGGSRVAAAPTIRPTYGAEDERVPTSTMRNIIAERLLASKTQIPHFYLQMEVDAGPLMEFRAHLNATNEKTGGNKYTVNDFILKSVIRAAQAQPAINAAWDGDAIVKFKSVGLSVAIAIEDGLVTPVIKQAEKKTLLEISQGVKDLAGKAKNKKLSPDDFAGGTITVSNLGAYGIDQFSAIINPPQAAIVAIGSIRNAPVVNDKGQIVVGQRMWVGLSGDHRVVDGAVAATFLAEMRKFIESPALMLV
- a CDS encoding DUF1080 domain-containing protein — its product is MTLRHLLLPFVAISLLSTAQAEDFTPEPGFISLFNGKDLSGWCFREKTKKDNPNPGAILAKFDGQTEAKDAGRYFAKDGILTVSFPTEADKLTGQFYTVQEFPKNFILKMQFRASVNADSGIFIRKPQLQCRDYLVAGPDAYKTLKNYKAQDWNQIEVTVKDGVALCTCNGEVLEAALALPATGPIGVEGDRGQMEYRHIQIKELP
- a CDS encoding PQQ-binding-like beta-propeller repeat protein — protein: MSRRLLFPALLLSALGTLSFATAADWPQFRGPNASAVSTEAAPGPKVSVNWSVDLPGRGLSSPIIIGDKLFLTCASGPDQANLHVFCFSTADGKKLWERVMKSTGRTMTHNKTSVAAATMCSDGERVFALYSTNDLFAFDLTGNLLWLRGLTYDYANASNSLGMSSSPVVLGDTLVVQSENDSESIAVGIDVATGKNRWKKERPKAANWTSAVIYQDVVALQSSKGLTGINPRTGDVVWDYTDGASTIPSSAVTQTAIYIPSNGVTAVVPEKGAASQLWRAAGLKPGTGSPLVIGDSIYVLNGTGVLIKASTANGDEAWKLRLKGPFSGSPVAAGKYIYIASERGDFQVVDTTSKEGEIVHTVELKDTILSTPAISDGALFVRNDKKLWKLK
- a CDS encoding REP-associated tyrosine transposase, with protein sequence MIDLPVDSKYPIMPNDDLPNRQRLHHDVPHWVEGGSFFFVTVNCAERGREQLTQPTVSSALLESARFYDDQHKWHITLLLLMPDHLHVILSFPRGAVMADLFRSWKRYTARQLGVVWQDGFFDHRLRNDQEEKAKHHYIRNNPVRQQLCANPEDWPHQMHWTSQGLVIGPW
- a CDS encoding alpha-ketoacid dehydrogenase subunit beta — protein: MPRRITYRDAIREALDEEIARDPMVVVMGEEVAQYNGAYKVTQGLWDKWGDKRLVDTPISEAGFIGMGVGASMLGVRPVMELMFWSFYTVAWDQIVNNAAMVRYMSGGQINCPIVIRGPANGGTSVGATHSHTPENIMANFPGMKCVVPSNAYDAKGLLKAAIRDNDPVMFMESTKLYGEEWDVPANDELPGGELFIPLGTADVKREGTDISLIAHGRAVITCLEAARILEEEHGISAEVVDVRTIRPLDEETILNSVAKTHRAIYVEEGKPFCGVGAQIAYTIQAQLFDELDAPVLRVNSLDSPAIYSPPLEALQLPTAEVVVAKALSIC